One window of Inquilinus sp. KBS0705 genomic DNA carries:
- a CDS encoding DUF4197 family protein codes for MKKILILIPLLFVLLSGCDTLNQVAQSTINQYGNPTTLEINNGLKEALQIGTGKSSDQLSAVDGFFSNAAVKILFPPEAQKVESTLRSIGLGKLADNVILSLNRAAEDAAGKAKPIFVNAIKQMTLTDVTNILLGSQDAATQYFKRTTTMQLAASFKPVVQASLNKVNATKYYSDAAAAYNKIPLVTKVNPDISDYVTQKAISGLFVEIAQEELNIRQNLSARTSPLLQKVFAYYDKNKK; via the coding sequence ATGAAAAAAATCCTTATCCTTATCCCTTTGCTGTTTGTACTTTTATCGGGCTGCGACACCCTTAACCAGGTAGCACAAAGCACTATAAACCAGTACGGAAACCCTACAACTTTAGAAATAAACAACGGCCTTAAAGAGGCCCTGCAGATAGGCACCGGCAAAAGCTCGGATCAACTATCGGCTGTTGATGGTTTTTTTTCCAATGCCGCGGTAAAAATACTTTTCCCGCCTGAGGCACAAAAGGTTGAAAGCACGCTGCGCAGTATTGGTTTAGGCAAACTTGCCGACAATGTGATACTATCGCTTAACCGCGCTGCCGAAGATGCTGCAGGTAAAGCCAAACCCATATTTGTTAATGCCATTAAACAAATGACGTTAACCGATGTAACCAACATTTTATTAGGCAGCCAGGATGCCGCTACTCAGTATTTTAAACGTACTACTACCATGCAGTTAGCCGCCAGCTTTAAACCGGTTGTACAAGCCAGCTTAAACAAGGTAAATGCTACCAAATACTACAGCGATGCCGCCGCAGCCTATAATAAAATACCATTGGTAACCAAAGTTAACCCGGATATAAGCGACTATGTTACCCAAAAAGCTATCAGCGGTTTATTTGTAGAAATAGCCCAAGAGGAGTTAAACATCCGCCAAAACTTATCGGCGCGCACCTCGCCATTATTGCAAAAGGTATTTGCATACTACGATAAGAACAAGAAATAA
- a CDS encoding inorganic phosphate transporter has product MVTTLLVAVVALALIFDYTNGFHDAANSIATVVSTKVLTPFQAVLLAAVFNFAAYFFIKDHKVANTVAKIVHEEFITMHVILAGLIAAITWNLTTWWFGIPSSSSHTLIGGFAGAGITNALTLGAHGLDAVNLHYILTIIAYIVLAPFIGLIIAYFITILILHLCKKAKPVEAERWFKRLQLVSAAALSFAHGTNDAQKVMGILYVTLVAAKIITNTAPMPDWIPLACYTAIALGTMSGGWKIVKTMGSKITKITPLEGVSAETAGAVTLFITERFGIPVSTTHTITGSIIGVGLTKRVSAVRWGVTINLVWAWVITIPISALIAGLVFMLVRHW; this is encoded by the coding sequence ATGGTTACCACCCTCTTAGTTGCTGTTGTTGCCCTTGCGCTGATATTTGATTATACAAATGGCTTCCACGATGCTGCCAACTCTATAGCTACAGTAGTATCAACCAAAGTGCTTACACCTTTCCAGGCGGTATTGCTTGCGGCTGTATTTAACTTTGCCGCGTACTTCTTTATAAAAGACCACAAAGTAGCTAACACCGTAGCTAAAATTGTGCACGAAGAATTTATTACCATGCACGTTATACTGGCCGGCCTAATCGCCGCCATCACCTGGAATTTAACTACCTGGTGGTTTGGTATACCATCCAGCTCATCGCACACGCTTATAGGTGGCTTTGCGGGCGCAGGTATTACCAACGCGCTTACATTAGGTGCACACGGTCTTGATGCGGTTAATTTACACTACATACTTACCATTATAGCCTACATTGTACTGGCACCATTTATTGGTTTAATAATAGCTTACTTTATTACTATACTTATATTACACCTGTGTAAAAAGGCCAAACCAGTTGAAGCCGAGCGTTGGTTTAAACGCCTGCAACTGGTATCGGCCGCGGCATTAAGCTTTGCACACGGCACCAACGATGCACAAAAGGTAATGGGTATTTTATATGTAACACTTGTTGCTGCCAAAATAATAACCAACACGGCCCCAATGCCCGATTGGATACCTTTGGCTTGTTACACCGCTATAGCGCTGGGTACCATGTCTGGCGGTTGGAAGATCGTTAAAACAATGGGATCTAAAATAACCAAAATAACCCCGCTTGAGGGCGTAAGTGCCGAAACAGCTGGTGCGGTAACCTTATTTATAACCGAACGTTTTGGCATACCTGTCTCTACAACACACACCATTACAGGATCTATCATTGGGGTTGGTTTAACTAAGCGTGTATCGGCGGTACGCTGGGGCGTTACCATTAACCTTGTTTGGGCATGGGTAATTACCATACCTATATCGGCATTAATTGCCGGGCTGGTATTTATGCTGGTAAGGCACTGGTAA
- a CDS encoding DUF47 family protein has translation MSLNSIFQYFVPKDKKTFFPLFEQAASNVVTMATILVEAVNSTNPATQDELFRQIDKLENKGDELTHQIYLELGKNFITPFDREDIHALATAIDDVADYIHGAANRMNLYKIDDFNEHIRKLSDLILQASGDLEKAVRELKDLRNVRAIADSCIRINSVENQADYVFDRAVADLFLYETDAIRLIKYKEILAALETATDMCEDAANVMESILVKNA, from the coding sequence ATGTCACTAAACAGTATATTCCAGTACTTTGTCCCAAAGGATAAAAAAACATTCTTCCCTTTATTTGAGCAGGCAGCAAGTAACGTAGTTACTATGGCTACTATTTTAGTAGAGGCCGTAAACTCAACCAATCCTGCTACGCAGGACGAATTGTTCAGGCAGATTGATAAACTGGAAAACAAAGGCGACGAGCTTACTCACCAGATATACCTGGAGCTTGGTAAAAACTTCATCACCCCGTTTGATCGCGAAGATATACACGCTTTAGCAACAGCTATTGACGATGTTGCCGATTATATACACGGTGCTGCAAACCGCATGAACCTGTACAAAATCGACGATTTTAACGAGCACATACGTAAACTATCTGACCTGATATTGCAAGCCAGCGGCGATCTGGAAAAAGCAGTAAGAGAACTGAAAGACTTAAGAAATGTGCGCGCCATTGCCGACTCGTGCATTCGTATTAACAGCGTTGAAAACCAGGCCGACTATGTGTTTGACCGTGCCGTTGCCGATTTGTTTTTATACGAAACAGACGCTATACGCCTAATAAAATATAAAGAGATATTAGCCGCTTTAGAAACCGCTACAGATATGTGCGAAGATGCTGCCAATGTAATGGAATCTATATTAGTTAAAAACGCCTAA
- a CDS encoding sensor histidine kinase, giving the protein MKLRVLILINAAAVAITLSAVNYYFQHKWYDMAITFFVSFVTSYIVFYYLIEKYVYSKIKLIYKLIHNLKLGRDLRDALGEHVSADPINDVEQEVKEWAIQKKSEIDELRKQEKFRRDFLSNISHEFKTPLFAIQGYIEALQDDGFEDPEMAANFLDKAAKNVDRLSYLIKDLDEISKLESGEIPINYSKFKINDLIKEVFESLEMKARQHNIKLTFKQKYDDGIYVNADREKIRQVLVNLIDNSFKYGKEGGNTSVSIFTLHEQVLVEVTDDGVGIEEKYLPRLFERFFRTDTSRSRQIGGSGLGLAIVKHIMEAHQQTINVRSTEGMGSTFGFTLQKAKQSLPFPNIPVLKS; this is encoded by the coding sequence ATGAAGTTGCGTGTACTCATTCTTATAAATGCCGCTGCTGTTGCTATTACGCTATCGGCAGTAAACTACTACTTTCAGCACAAGTGGTACGATATGGCTATCACCTTTTTTGTAAGCTTTGTTACCAGTTATATTGTTTTTTATTATCTTATAGAAAAATACGTTTACTCAAAAATTAAACTCATATATAAGCTTATACATAACCTTAAGCTTGGCCGCGACCTGCGCGATGCACTTGGCGAGCATGTTAGCGCCGACCCTATTAACGATGTGGAGCAGGAAGTAAAAGAATGGGCCATCCAAAAAAAGAGCGAGATAGATGAGTTGCGCAAGCAGGAAAAATTTCGCCGCGATTTTTTATCCAACATATCGCACGAGTTTAAAACCCCGCTTTTTGCTATACAAGGTTATATTGAGGCCCTGCAAGACGATGGTTTTGAAGACCCGGAAATGGCCGCTAACTTTTTAGATAAAGCCGCCAAAAACGTTGACCGCCTGAGTTACCTGATCAAAGACCTTGACGAAATATCTAAACTGGAATCGGGCGAGATACCTATTAATTACAGCAAGTTTAAAATAAACGACCTGATAAAAGAGGTTTTTGAATCGCTGGAGATGAAAGCCAGGCAGCACAATATTAAGCTAACCTTTAAGCAAAAGTATGATGACGGTATTTATGTAAATGCCGACCGCGAAAAAATAAGGCAGGTGCTGGTTAATCTGATAGATAACTCTTTTAAATATGGTAAAGAAGGCGGCAACACATCCGTAAGTATATTTACGCTGCACGAACAGGTGCTGGTAGAGGTTACTGATGACGGTGTAGGTATTGAAGAGAAATACCTGCCACGTTTGTTCGAACGGTTTTTCCGTACCGATACCAGCCGCTCGAGGCAAATTGGCGGATCGGGGCTGGGCTTGGCCATTGTAAAGCATATTATGGAGGCCCACCAGCAAACCATTAATGTGCGCAGCACCGAAGGTATGGGCTCAACTTTCGGTTTTACGCTGCAAAAAGCGAAGCAAAGTTTACCATTTCCTAATATACCTGTTTTAAAAAGTTAA
- a CDS encoding YceI family protein, with protein MKRYLLAIALLIIVNTAFAQVESNVSKSAITFEIKNLGIKTGGKLGGLQANIKFDPANLAASNIDATVDATTINTDNNLRDEHLRGEDYFNTAVFPKIIMSSVGFKQKGSNYVGQFNLTIKGKTKQVDVPFSYTPNGNTSTFKGSFKIKRADFGIGGNSLTMGDEATVLVTAEVTK; from the coding sequence ATGAAAAGATATTTGCTGGCAATAGCCTTATTAATAATAGTAAATACCGCTTTTGCACAAGTAGAAAGTAATGTAAGCAAATCGGCCATCACATTCGAGATCAAAAACCTGGGTATAAAAACCGGGGGCAAATTAGGCGGCCTGCAAGCCAATATTAAGTTTGACCCGGCAAATTTAGCCGCCAGTAATATTGATGCTACTGTTGACGCTACCACTATAAATACTGATAACAACCTACGCGACGAACACCTGCGGGGCGAGGACTACTTTAATACCGCTGTATTCCCAAAGATCATTATGTCGTCGGTTGGGTTTAAGCAAAAGGGCAGCAATTACGTAGGGCAATTTAACTTAACTATAAAAGGCAAAACCAAACAAGTAGATGTGCCTTTTAGCTATACCCCAAATGGCAATACGAGCACCTTTAAAGGCAGCTTTAAAATAAAACGTGCCGATTTTGGTATTGGCGGTAACAGCCTTACCATGGGCGATGAAGCCACCGTTCTTGTAACTGCAGAAGTGACAAAGTAA
- a CDS encoding carbohydrate porin, with translation MNKTLLSLFTLILFAKFANAQDTIKNQRFNFHFQQTVITQYKPSFSADYTGANSLSTASETQTSLTTTFFGGARLWKGASAYFNPEMSGGAGLSKTLGIAGFPNGETFRVGGAEPKIYIARLYFSQNFEWGTDKDTLTDDVNQLAGLKSKRYFNVTVGKFGMADFFDGNEFSHDARSQFMNWSLMDNAAWDYPANTRGYVMGAMAELGQPTWALRFAFTMTTTQANGAIWDQRLGKANTQTLEYEKRFMLNGQKGTIRVLGFRNNGKMGIYRNAIAQNPTAPDINTDIQYGRHKYGFGISADQYLSKDFGVFAKASYNDGKTETWAFTEIDRSVSLGAVLKGASWSRKDDELGLAFVGNGISKPHQEYLAAGGYGFIIGDGKLNYSTELVAELYYKINAYQGKLWLTPDYQFIANPAYNKDRGPVNVFSLRAHVEF, from the coding sequence ATGAATAAAACTTTACTTTCGCTTTTCACTTTAATATTATTTGCAAAGTTTGCCAACGCACAGGATACCATTAAAAACCAACGCTTTAATTTCCATTTCCAGCAAACGGTTATTACCCAATACAAGCCATCGTTTAGCGCCGATTATACCGGGGCAAACAGCCTTTCAACAGCATCAGAAACGCAAACATCGCTTACCACTACTTTTTTTGGCGGTGCACGTTTATGGAAAGGCGCTTCGGCATACTTTAACCCCGAAATGAGTGGCGGCGCCGGCCTTAGCAAAACACTGGGCATAGCCGGTTTCCCCAATGGCGAAACCTTTAGGGTAGGTGGTGCCGAACCTAAAATATACATTGCCCGCCTGTACTTTAGCCAAAATTTTGAGTGGGGAACTGACAAAGACACGCTTACCGATGACGTAAACCAATTGGCCGGGCTTAAAAGCAAACGCTACTTCAATGTTACAGTAGGTAAATTTGGCATGGCCGATTTTTTTGACGGCAACGAATTTAGCCACGATGCCCGCTCGCAATTTATGAACTGGAGTTTAATGGATAATGCTGCCTGGGACTACCCGGCCAATACCCGCGGTTATGTAATGGGCGCCATGGCCGAACTTGGTCAGCCAACCTGGGCGCTGCGTTTTGCCTTCACCATGACCACTACGCAGGCAAACGGTGCTATTTGGGATCAACGCCTGGGTAAAGCCAACACCCAAACACTGGAGTATGAAAAACGCTTTATGCTTAACGGCCAAAAGGGTACAATTAGGGTATTAGGCTTTCGCAATAATGGCAAAATGGGCATATACCGAAATGCTATTGCACAAAACCCTACCGCACCCGATATTAATACCGATATACAATATGGCCGCCACAAATATGGTTTTGGTATAAGCGCCGACCAATACCTTAGCAAGGATTTTGGCGTATTTGCCAAAGCAAGCTATAACGATGGCAAAACCGAGACTTGGGCCTTTACTGAAATTGACCGCTCGGTAAGTTTAGGGGCGGTCCTTAAGGGCGCATCATGGAGCCGCAAGGATGATGAATTAGGCCTTGCCTTTGTAGGTAATGGTATATCAAAACCACATCAGGAATATTTGGCCGCAGGTGGTTACGGCTTTATTATTGGCGATGGCAAATTAAATTATAGCACCGAATTGGTTGCCGAGTTATATTACAAGATAAACGCCTACCAGGGCAAACTTTGGTTAACACCCGATTACCAGTTTATAGCCAATCCGGCTTATAATAAAGACAGAGGACCGGTTAACGTCTTCTCGTTAAGGGCACATGTAGAATTTTAA
- a CDS encoding acyltransferase codes for MPIADKSIKVFRYDINALRALAILGVLLFHYKIPHFAGGFAGVDVFFVISGYLMSKIIITGVNNGSFSVLDFYGKRVKRIIPALVFVIGIITLAGFFFYFPIDYQLNELNAAASLTFLSNILYFKTTNYFATGADDNILLHTWSLSVEWQFYLLYPFLIIGLNKLIKNKAAFFALFTAVTLAIFLGAIKYTKIDATGSFYLLPSRSWEMFFGGIAFLGEGYLKEFKYKKLFALLGYALIIFCLMFFRSAMPWPGKYTFVPVFATAVVILCNYNNFTFLKHESIQFIGRISYSLYLWHWPLYVSAQYLGVRMGPLSTTVLILLSTGMAYVSYHFVESVPFKSNLRVISCAAACALLAFCFSSYNLNYIAFKPKAVVLSGYRQLRADERREQYSTDVCFITSKTASKLNKSCLAIDAQKHNVLLIGDSHAAQYSASLREALVSKNINLLQATASGCYPFVRPNGLTRCKSIMEHIYKDFIVNKQNKVDGVFLSANWINTVTGKDSSGLIKDLNSTIDYFEKYHIKVIIIGQNETYTMTYPLLAARETQYNISISRKYLNQNAAKMDAFLAKHFKPNYISVYNYGATPPSSANYSPYMSDRNHFSKYGADLTVKRILADTTTAKFLSYINSNTAAAN; via the coding sequence ATGCCTATTGCCGACAAAAGTATTAAAGTTTTTAGATATGATATTAATGCTTTAAGAGCGCTTGCCATATTGGGCGTTTTGCTATTTCATTATAAAATACCACATTTTGCAGGCGGCTTTGCAGGGGTTGATGTTTTTTTTGTGATATCGGGCTATTTAATGAGCAAGATCATTATTACAGGCGTTAATAATGGATCATTTTCGGTTTTAGACTTTTACGGCAAGCGTGTAAAACGCATCATTCCTGCTTTAGTTTTCGTGATCGGTATAATTACCCTTGCGGGTTTCTTTTTTTATTTCCCGATTGATTATCAGCTTAACGAGTTAAATGCAGCTGCCAGCCTGACATTTTTATCAAACATATTATATTTTAAAACCACTAACTATTTTGCCACTGGTGCAGACGATAATATATTATTGCATACCTGGTCACTATCGGTAGAGTGGCAGTTTTATTTACTTTATCCTTTTTTGATCATCGGGTTAAATAAGCTGATCAAAAACAAAGCAGCATTTTTTGCCCTGTTTACAGCCGTTACCTTAGCCATTTTTTTAGGTGCCATCAAATACACTAAAATTGATGCTACAGGGTCGTTTTATTTGCTACCCAGCCGTAGCTGGGAGATGTTTTTTGGCGGTATAGCTTTTTTAGGCGAAGGTTACTTAAAAGAGTTTAAGTATAAAAAGCTTTTTGCCCTACTGGGTTACGCATTAATAATATTTTGCCTCATGTTTTTTAGGAGTGCCATGCCCTGGCCCGGCAAATACACTTTTGTTCCTGTTTTTGCAACAGCAGTTGTTATACTTTGCAACTATAACAACTTTACTTTTCTAAAGCACGAAAGTATACAGTTTATTGGCCGCATATCGTACTCATTGTACCTATGGCACTGGCCTTTATATGTAAGCGCACAGTATTTAGGGGTGCGTATGGGGCCGTTATCAACTACCGTATTAATATTACTTTCAACAGGTATGGCCTACGTATCTTACCATTTTGTAGAGTCAGTGCCTTTTAAAAGCAATCTACGCGTAATAAGCTGCGCGGCTGCCTGTGCGTTACTTGCTTTTTGCTTTAGTAGTTATAACCTTAATTACATAGCATTTAAACCTAAGGCGGTTGTTTTATCAGGCTACAGGCAGTTGCGCGCAGATGAACGCCGCGAGCAATATAGTACTGATGTATGCTTTATTACCAGTAAAACAGCAAGTAAATTAAATAAAAGCTGCCTTGCTATTGATGCACAAAAGCATAACGTACTACTAATTGGCGACAGCCATGCCGCCCAATATTCGGCATCGCTGCGCGAGGCTTTGGTGTCAAAAAATATTAATTTACTACAGGCCACCGCCAGTGGGTGTTATCCGTTTGTAAGGCCTAATGGTTTAACCCGCTGCAAAAGTATAATGGAGCATATTTACAAAGATTTTATTGTTAATAAACAAAACAAAGTTGACGGGGTGTTCCTGTCTGCCAATTGGATAAACACAGTAACAGGTAAAGATTCATCAGGCCTGATAAAAGACCTGAACAGTACTATCGATTACTTCGAAAAATACCACATCAAGGTAATCATCATAGGGCAAAACGAAACCTATACCATGACTTATCCCTTGTTGGCTGCCCGCGAAACACAATATAATATTAGCATAAGCCGCAAATACCTTAATCAGAATGCTGCTAAGATGGATGCATTTTTAGCTAAACATTTTAAGCCTAACTATATATCCGTTTATAACTATGGGGCAACGCCGCCTTCATCTGCAAACTATAGCCCCTACATGTCTGATAGAAATCATTTTAGCAAATACGGGGCCGATTTGACGGTTAAAAGGATATTGGCTGATACCACTACCGCTAAATTTTTAAGCTACATTAATAGTAATACGGCGGCAGCAAATTAG
- a CDS encoding HD domain-containing protein — protein sequence MDNAGIINQTVTFVQQTLKDAEGGHDWWHIQRVCTNAKLIAQTETCDILVVQLAALLHDIADSKFHNGDEEIGPATAGRFLESIRLPAETVTHVQQIIRHMSFKAGFDKVTFHSPELAIVQDADRLDAIGAIGIARAFTYGGFKGREIYNPELRPNLNMSKEEYKNTTAPTINHFYEKLLLLKDKMNTATGKALAQQRHNFMESYLQQFYTEVGA from the coding sequence ATGGATAACGCCGGCATTATTAACCAAACCGTAACCTTTGTGCAGCAAACCCTAAAAGATGCCGAAGGCGGCCACGACTGGTGGCACATACAGCGCGTTTGCACCAATGCTAAGCTCATAGCCCAAACCGAAACATGCGATATATTGGTGGTACAACTTGCCGCATTGCTGCACGACATTGCCGACAGCAAATTCCATAATGGAGATGAAGAGATAGGCCCTGCTACAGCTGGCCGCTTTTTAGAAAGCATACGCCTGCCAGCAGAGACCGTTACCCATGTACAGCAGATCATTAGGCATATGTCGTTCAAAGCCGGTTTTGACAAAGTCACTTTTCACTCGCCCGAATTAGCCATAGTACAGGATGCCGACCGCCTGGATGCTATTGGGGCAATTGGTATTGCCCGTGCCTTTACTTATGGTGGCTTTAAAGGCCGCGAAATATACAATCCGGAGCTAAGGCCTAATTTAAATATGAGCAAGGAAGAGTATAAAAATACCACCGCGCCTACCATTAACCATTTTTACGAAAAGCTGTTGCTGCTAAAAGATAAAATGAACACTGCAACAGGCAAAGCACTGGCACAGCAAAGGCATAATTTTATGGAAAGCTACCTGCAACAGTTTTATACCGAAGTAGGCGCCTAA
- a CDS encoding helix-turn-helix transcriptional regulator, translating into MKTWDMKVKEVAYNIRNKRETLNYTQEYLAAKLHISQNAYSKIELGYTKITLERLFQIADILETELMELINVKEAA; encoded by the coding sequence ATGAAGACCTGGGATATGAAAGTAAAAGAAGTTGCCTACAACATTCGTAATAAGCGCGAAACGCTGAACTACACACAGGAGTACCTGGCAGCCAAGCTGCACATTTCGCAAAACGCTTACAGTAAAATTGAACTGGGCTATACCAAAATAACGTTGGAGCGGCTTTTCCAGATAGCCGATATACTGGAAACAGAACTGATGGAACTAATAAACGTTAAAGAAGCTGCTTAA
- a CDS encoding class I SAM-dependent RNA methyltransferase — translation MQVFHTESKIIITCNKRLSPYLQQEVEALGFKPTRVFQTGVELQGTVTDTIALNLNLRCASQVLYLLKSFEAADPKQLYDELVQIEWEKLIDFTGYFSVTSNVNNEHILTPLFANVKVKDAIVDRIKAQKGIRPNSGADANKTVISLYWQDDKADIYIDTSGETLAKHSYRKIPGKAPMLEALATSTIMATNWDRNSTFINPMCGSGTLAIEAALLATDKHPGLFRMNYGFMHIMGYDEQVFFVERRKLKDKAKKALGFKIIATDISEDAIDISRKNANTAGVEHLIDFYVCDFEDTEVPQEPGIVMFNPEYGERLGVHTKLEITYKRMGDYLKKKCLGYRGYVFTGNADLAKKIGLKAARKIEFYNGKLDCRLFEYELYEGSKREPKED, via the coding sequence ATGCAAGTTTTCCACACCGAGAGTAAAATCATTATTACCTGCAACAAAAGGCTTTCGCCTTACCTGCAGCAGGAAGTTGAAGCATTGGGCTTTAAACCAACACGCGTTTTTCAAACCGGAGTTGAATTACAGGGGACTGTAACTGATACAATAGCCTTAAACCTTAATTTACGCTGTGCAAGCCAGGTACTTTACCTGCTAAAGAGCTTCGAAGCGGCGGATCCGAAGCAGCTTTACGACGAATTAGTACAAATAGAATGGGAAAAACTAATTGACTTTACCGGCTATTTTTCGGTAACATCAAATGTGAACAACGAGCATATACTAACCCCGCTTTTTGCCAATGTAAAGGTTAAAGATGCTATTGTAGATCGTATTAAAGCGCAAAAAGGCATACGCCCCAACTCGGGTGCGGATGCTAACAAAACCGTTATCAGCCTATATTGGCAGGATGACAAGGCCGACATTTACATTGATACATCGGGCGAAACTCTGGCCAAGCACAGCTACCGTAAAATACCGGGCAAGGCCCCAATGCTTGAAGCCTTGGCTACATCAACCATTATGGCAACCAATTGGGACAGAAACAGCACTTTTATTAACCCGATGTGTGGCTCAGGCACTTTAGCTATAGAAGCTGCATTGCTGGCAACCGATAAACACCCGGGGCTATTTCGGATGAATTATGGCTTTATGCATATTATGGGCTATGATGAACAGGTGTTTTTTGTAGAACGTCGTAAACTTAAAGATAAAGCCAAGAAGGCTTTAGGATTTAAAATTATAGCTACCGATATATCTGAGGATGCCATTGATATATCGCGAAAGAACGCAAATACTGCCGGTGTAGAACATTTAATAGACTTTTACGTTTGTGATTTTGAAGATACAGAAGTACCACAAGAGCCGGGCATTGTAATGTTTAACCCCGAGTATGGCGAACGTTTAGGCGTGCACACCAAACTGGAAATAACTTATAAGCGAATGGGCGACTACCTTAAAAAGAAATGCTTGGGGTACCGTGGCTACGTATTTACGGGCAACGCCGATCTGGCTAAAAAAATAGGTTTAAAGGCGGCCCGCAAAATTGAGTTTTACAATGGCAAATTAGATTGCCGCTTATTTGAATATGAGCTGTATGAAGGCAGCAAACGCGAACCAAAAGAAGACTAA
- a CDS encoding DUF3127 domain-containing protein, with product MEVKGKVHEVSATQQVTESLKKRELILEYIENPQYPEYLKFEAIQDRCNLLDNVKVGDDVEVFFNLRGRPWTDKSGKKSYFNSLQLWKINALSSAGSASAPEYAAPADISSSPDDDDLPF from the coding sequence ATGGAAGTTAAAGGTAAAGTACATGAAGTATCGGCAACACAACAGGTTACCGAGTCGTTAAAGAAGAGAGAACTGATACTTGAATACATCGAGAACCCTCAATATCCCGAGTATTTAAAGTTTGAAGCTATACAGGATAGGTGCAATTTATTGGACAATGTTAAGGTTGGCGACGATGTTGAAGTGTTCTTTAACTTAAGGGGCCGCCCCTGGACTGATAAATCGGGCAAAAAATCTTATTTCAACTCGTTGCAGTTGTGGAAGATCAACGCTTTATCAAGCGCGGGCAGTGCTTCGGCACCAGAGTATGCAGCCCCTGCCGATATCAGCTCAAGCCCTGATGACGACGATCTGCCGTTTTAA
- a CDS encoding T9SS type A sorting domain-containing protein yields the protein MKKQLLKPGFEFIFALSIIAILGLPPLVLAQNQKSYEIKIINGDTTINGKDIKKLTDQERKDALSEINNLPPTYIKIDGNKGNNQVVIKKRSKGDGKTREVVIERDMSDGDDLPMLSKMDVNDSTRKTFTYNIKRSDNTDGPAGAFDYKFEMQPQLKMNVNRDIMMKRDLNDRFEFNRRNTQNFNYINTDNDGISTHISFRVSDAPKEKLKSITGVEKAALTLNDLSLTPEFSTGKTTFSFNLTLKANADVKLSDSDGKVLWTDKAVAGDFIKKVNLPMNGIYYLQVKQGADIAVKRIVKED from the coding sequence ATGAAAAAGCAATTATTAAAACCCGGCTTCGAATTTATATTTGCGTTAAGCATAATAGCCATATTAGGCTTACCACCTTTAGTGCTGGCCCAAAATCAAAAAAGTTACGAAATAAAAATTATTAATGGCGACACTACCATAAACGGTAAAGACATAAAAAAACTTACAGATCAGGAGCGAAAAGATGCCCTTTCCGAGATAAATAACCTGCCACCCACCTACATTAAAATCGATGGTAACAAAGGCAATAATCAGGTTGTTATTAAGAAAAGAAGCAAGGGAGATGGCAAAACGCGTGAAGTAGTAATAGAGCGCGATATGAGTGATGGCGATGATTTACCAATGCTATCAAAAATGGATGTTAACGATAGTACCCGCAAAACTTTTACTTATAATATAAAAAGATCTGACAACACCGATGGTCCCGCCGGTGCATTTGATTATAAGTTTGAAATGCAACCGCAGCTTAAGATGAACGTTAACCGCGATATTATGATGAAAAGGGATCTAAATGATCGTTTTGAGTTTAACCGCCGCAATACCCAAAACTTTAACTATATAAATACAGACAATGATGGCATTAGTACACACATCAGCTTTAGGGTATCTGATGCGCCGAAGGAAAAACTAAAAAGCATTACAGGCGTTGAAAAAGCCGCATTAACCTTAAACGACCTGAGCCTTACGCCTGAATTTTCTACCGGGAAAACTACCTTTAGTTTTAACCTTACACTTAAAGCCAATGCGGACGTAAAACTTAGCGATAGCGATGGTAAAGTGTTGTGGACCGACAAGGCTGTTGCAGGAGATTTTATCAAGAAAGTAAACCTGCCTATGAATGGCATTTACTACCTGCAGGTTAAGCAAGGTGCAGATATTGCCGTTAAGCGCATTGTTAAAGAAGATTAA